Proteins from a single region of Aureibacter tunicatorum:
- a CDS encoding YARHG domain-containing protein, translating to MRKMVDVVLIFILCTVFACNANAQYFGSEKIPKEIIEPWIEDSIQQYQAVYKFGFSEGECEMTIIINDDLIIAQTSEYEWSNEFNRFVSTYSNFSNVKIEGNKFFSDQTDGEFVFIENDNGSTAYLLIYDPWTYEFHEGGELGKIMGDSQELYCNGKFPQASLTLLSDSDLEKLTLHELKVMRNEIFARYSYKFKLGGEMDKYFKSQDWYLPYSDSANLTELEIRNIALIKKAESKKKE from the coding sequence ATGCGAAAAATGGTTGATGTAGTTTTGATTTTTATTTTATGCACAGTATTCGCCTGCAATGCAAATGCTCAATATTTTGGCTCGGAAAAAATCCCAAAAGAAATCATCGAACCTTGGATAGAAGATTCTATTCAACAGTATCAAGCGGTTTATAAGTTTGGTTTTTCGGAAGGAGAATGCGAAATGACGATTATCATTAATGACGACTTAATCATTGCCCAAACTAGCGAATATGAATGGTCTAATGAATTTAATCGGTTTGTAAGCACATATTCAAATTTCAGCAATGTAAAGATAGAAGGGAATAAATTCTTTAGCGATCAAACCGATGGAGAGTTCGTTTTCATTGAGAATGATAATGGAAGCACTGCTTACTTATTAATTTATGACCCATGGACGTATGAATTTCATGAGGGCGGAGAGCTGGGAAAAATAATGGGAGATAGCCAAGAATTGTATTGCAATGGAAAGTTTCCTCAAGCAAGTTTGACATTGTTAAGTGATTCGGATTTGGAAAAATTGACTCTGCATGAATTGAAAGTCATGAGGAATGAAATATTTGCCAGATATAGTTATAAATTCAAATTGGGAGGAGAAATGGATAAATATTTCAAAAGTCAAGATTGGTATTTGCCTTATTCAGATTCTGCTAACCTGACTGAACTTGAGATACGAAACATAGCATTGATAAAAAAGGCCGAGAGCAAGAAGAAAGAATAA